The DNA segment GAATTTGCCCTTTCTTTAATTGACATTTAATGTTGAGTCAAAAGAAACGTTATACTctaacttggaaatctttagacATTTAGATATTTATAAGAAATGCTTTCAAGGACGATAAAACTATGGGTAGTAATTGCGATGGGCAATTTGGAAATTGGTTTTGTAGGGGTGTTTTATACCCTTAAGGGCGAAACAGGGTAACAAACACGGTCCCATGGTCTAGTGGTCAGGACATTGGACTCTGAATCCAGTAACCCGAGTTCAAATCTCGGTGGGACCTTTACTTTTTGCAAAATTTGTACAGTAACTTTTTTGTCAAGTGCACAAAATTAAGTAACAAAATTAAGGCACATAAAGGGAATTACCCTCTTCTCCTCAtcccaaaaagaaaaacagaaactcAATACTTTCTGATTTGCAACTCTATGAAGTTGTAGTGTAAGTGTAGTATTTGATCTCGAGCACAGATATGGATTAGATTTATTGACATGGTCTTATGCATAATGCTATAATGGCCACATTTCCAAAATAACCTAATACTCAAGATTTCAAAGCCACTAAAGTCAAACGCGGTTGATTGAAAGTAAACATAACTCTTTTTGCTTCAAAATGATCAGAAGCATTAAGCATAAACATGTTAGTTTTATGGTGTTTGGGCTTCTCCTAAATACCTGCTATATACCACCAGCACGAGTAGCGGATAATTCTGTCGAAAAGGAACAAGATAATTCTGCCAAAGAAGGAACCAGCCCAACATCTTTAAGAAAGCTTTGCTTGATAGGCGCTGCCTACTCACTCGAACAATGCTCAGAACACAAAAGTGTACAGTTCCACCCTCTTCTCCAATGCCGTGTCACAACCAACGCCCCGAAAAGCACGGACGAGCCAAATGTAAGGAAACTTGCACGTATGATTCTGGCTGGAGATCCCGGTATAAATGTATTAATATGTATAGGTTCCCATAATTCGAGACAGATAGAAAAAGATCACTGAGCATAGACAACGTGCTTTTCCACAATCATGCAGCAGTATGATTCATTCAAGTACTAATAATCCAAtctaaatcaatcttagagaaatattTCTAAAGTTTGCATTTATTTACCACAAATGTCACACACTAATGAACTAGAAATAAGATTAATATGAATTAGATACGAATAAAACATTAAAGTACAGATTTCTCAGCACCGATCATTCAACCAAGCCAATATGTCACTACGAACAATCTCAACATTTTCATCAGTCTCTCCAAACAACAAAGAATGCATCATACCCTCATAAATCTTCAATGTCTTGTCTTTGCTTTTAGCCAATTGATACAATTCCCTACTCACTTCTGGATCAGTTACAACATCAGCACTCCCATGTAAAATCAGGAATGGTAAATTCACATCACATAATTTGCTGCTAACATAATCTGTCACACGTAAAAGTTCAAGTACAGTACCTAATCTTGGTTTTCCAAAATACCTATTAGGATTCATCCCACCAATAATTTTCTTTTCTGGGACTTTTACAGATTTGTCCAATAAATCAGCTGTTGGTACAATAGCCAAAGTAGGTGCAAATCTTGCAAGAATAGTCAAGAATTGCGGAATTGGCCATCTTGGTCTAACTTTATCTGAAATTTTACACATGGGGGCTATCAAAATTGCACCATTAAACATACTAGGACTTTTTAAGTGAATCAAAAGGCAAATTGCACCACCCATTGACTCACCATATAAGAATTTAGGCAAATCTTGAAATTCAGGATTTTGGGTTAGGACAAATTTGAAAAAagacaaacaatcatcaataacaaagTTAACATTAGGTACATAAGCTTTAAGACCTTGTGATTGGCCATGACCTTCAAGATCAAGGGCAAAACAGGCAAAACCATTTTTGGCTAAGTGAATTGGGGTTGCTTGAAATGTCCAACTGATATCATTTGCATAGCCATGTACCATAAAAATGATGCCACGTGGAGGGTTTTTTGCAGAGGGTAGCCATGATCTTGTGAATAGGGTTAGTTTTCTTTGTGAAGTGAAAAaagatttggtagatttgatacCTTGGAGATTATAGTAATCTTGTTCTGTTGGCGTATTTCCCCAGTAATAGAGTTGGGTTTGAGGagatttgttgttttgcttttccTCCATTATAGGCAGATAGGGTTCTTGATCTTCCCTTTATGTGGAGGAAATCTCTGCTTGGTTTGTGAAAATACACAAAAAGGATGGGCCAAtttttttgttctctttctttttctttttctctttaaatAAAGTCCTTGTTCTTTAATATATTCTTTTTCAAACAAGTAGTTGCACTTCAAAgacaagagtgagttgctctagtgatgagcaccctccacttccaaccaagacgtttggggagttcttggagggagggaaccaagggtctatcggaaacagcctctctgccctagggtaggggtaaggtctgcgtacaaactaccctccccaaacctcactagtgagattatactgggttgttgttgttgttgtagttgcaCTTCAAAGGCAAATGCACGCAAAGAATAGGATGCCAGCGTTTCCGTCTCTAAGTGCAAAAATTACATTTTAATTTTTTGCATGCATTTAAGACCtaagttcaaataatttttgtatgcactTAAGATGTTTTTGTTAAAatgtttaattgattttttttttctctatttattttttgaattttaacaaTCTAACATACCATTCAACGTTCAAATCTATTCGAAATAAActcaaatttgaaaattaaatttcaaatataataaaTAGCAAACTCCAGTCATTAATTTATAAAAAACAAAGGCTGAAGTGATTATTTGTGGCTTTGATTAAAGGCTCAAGTTTTTGACATTCAAAATTAGAAGTGAAAATAGCATGAGCTAGTCAGTTTTCCGactagtaattgaaaaatagccagcgtttgcaaaattattgaaaaatatcaattattttgctgcaaacatggaaagttccagcataatatactggagattgatgcacctgtgtataaacttccggcatattatgctggaacttcagcacacggaaagttccagcataatatattagaGATTGGTGCACCcgtgtatgaactttcagcatattatgagGGAACTCCAGcatacggaaagttccagcataatatactggagattggagcacctgtgtatgaacttccagcatattatgctggaccagtatattatgctagaagttcacatgtaaaaaattcgaactccagtatattatgccgggatattttttgaattttgaatagtGTATTCGTTCAAGTTTAtctttatgtcacgaccccaaattccctccgtaggatgtcgtgattacacctaatctctaagattaAGTAAGCCTATCAATTATGCGAAATACCCAGTAGCTTGCAATTTAAAATAGTTACAACTCCTAAAACCTAGTAGAAATAAGTTATAAGCTTCTAAAagaaatactaagtgtctctatacatcagagtctaaagagaataaggagaACAACATAGTAAGAACAGAGAGTGACTCCTAGGtgtgcggacgctggcagatacaccttgaagtctccgcgtacGGCTAGCTCACTGATACCTCGTCTGATAGGAAGTACTTAGATCTGCACAGgaggatgtgcagaagcgtagtatgagtacaccataacggtacctagtaagtgccaatcctaaccttgttagagtagtgacgaggtcaggttaggccctactgaaaataataaaaagacagGGTGAAAGGTTTaaccatataataataatgacaatggaAGTAAATCAAGTAAGGggtatgtcacaatttaactgcacaaaataagggcaaataataTATCACAGAAGAAAAACAGGAATTTACATATTTAGGGGGGAAAAAAACCATCAAGACAAGTACACcaatagaaaaaatatatcaaCAAGGGAACTTTCGAGggaccgcctcgtagtcccaaatcataaataaattcacaataactcTTTTCCTTATATCAGcgtgggagccttcacatttaattttaaagaaatcattttctccgaaatagcatcccgcattttagccacccttatcacaccgcatgacttctagtagttcccctactagccacgcgtatcaagcccaccttatttcactgcatgcgtttcaacacctagaccttataccaccgcatgcgtatcaatatcacaatatatcataattcacacctcaagtgcccaaatatgtCATCTtgccaaataaatcaacaacaatattattttccacaataaggagctccggctcaatcacaatgtatacaaaaatctcaataaaatGTTCGAGAG comes from the Nicotiana tabacum cultivar K326 chromosome 14, ASM71507v2, whole genome shotgun sequence genome and includes:
- the LOC107812700 gene encoding caffeoylshikimate esterase-like — translated: MEEKQNNKSPQTQLYYWGNTPTEQDYYNLQGIKSTKSFFTSQRKLTLFTRSWLPSAKNPPRGIIFMVHGYANDISWTFQATPIHLAKNGFACFALDLEGHGQSQGLKAYVPNVNFVIDDCLSFFKFVLTQNPEFQDLPKFLYGESMGGAICLLIHLKSPSMFNGAILIAPMCKISDKVRPRWPIPQFLTILARFAPTLAIVPTADLLDKSVKVPEKKIIGGMNPNRYFGKPRLGTVLELLRVTDYVSSKLCDVNLPFLILHGSADVVTDPEVSRELYQLAKSKDKTLKIYEGMMHSLLFGETDENVEIVRSDILAWLNDRC